The nucleotide sequence CTGGAGAAGAAATACAGTAATGGGACAATATCAAATTAAGATTACGGAGCTGGCGGAGAAAGATATGGAAGATATTGGCGATTACATTGCCTGTGAACTGGGAAATTCGTCTGCTGCTGAAAATACAATAAGGGGGATTCGCACAAAAATAAATTCTCTGGTGAATTTTCCAGAAAGAAATGAACTGGATGAAGATGAATTGTTGGCAGAATTGGGTGTTCGGAAAGAATACTATCGTAATTATAAAATTTATTATGTAACAGAGAAAAGTATCATTTACATAGTCAGAATTTTACATACGCTGGTTGATAGTAAATCGTGGCTATACCGTACATTTGGAATTAAAATAATATGAAGCAGCAAAGGCAGGCAACCTATGATTGAGAAAAAACTGGTAAAAGAACTGTGCGGAAAAAATGTATGTTACACCAGAGGGCAGGAGCTTCTGCGGCTTGGCTCCGTGAAATCCATCCGATGTGAAACAAAAAACGATGAGGGCCGGGAACTGGTGGGGATTCAGGCAAAAGTTCAGGGCAGCGGTATCAATCAGTATCAGGTACTGGCCAGTGTGGATGAAGAACAGTCGGAAATTACCCATATCACCTGCACCTGTCCGGCTTTTTACAGTTATGAAGGAATCTGCAAGCACTGCGCGGCAGTTTTACTGCAGTACATTCAGAACAGGGACAGTAAAAATATATCCGCCGAATCTTCTGCCGGTAAAGGAATCATGCCGGGACGGAGCAGCAGCTACGGGCTGTCCCATCTGCTGAACCAGTATAAAGAGAGAGAACGTCTGGCATACAGGCAGATGGAAATGAACGGGACCGTGGAGCTGGAGCCTCGGCTGTCCGTGTCATACGGACAGATTTATGCGGAATTCAGAATTGGAAATAAAAGGAAATATGTACTGAAAAATATCATTTCCTTTACCGACGCTTTGCGCCGGGGAGAACGGGCTTCCTACGGAAAAGAACTGGAATTCTACCATACGCCGGAGGCCTTTACGGAAACGGGCAGAGCGCTGGCGGAGTTCCTTATGCTGGAAGTAGAGAATCAGAACCGGGGAAGACAGATACGCAATTATTATGACAAAAATGCGAACCGTTTTGTTCCCCTTCACAGCGGCAATATGGACCGCTTTTTTCAGGCGGTGGGAACGGAACCCTTTGCAGTGGAACTGAATTACATCCAGGGAGAGAACTGGCAGCTTTCCGATGAGCCTTATCAGCCCAGGCTGACGGTGCAGGGCCAGCCGGACGGGGCGCTGCTGGAGGCGGAGGAAGTATTTTATACGTATGGAAGCGATTATGCCTATCTGTGGAAAGACGGAGTGATTTACCGGGATTCCATGGAACATGTTCGGGATATCCGGCCTTTCTGGGAGTATATGAGCAGCTATAAATATGAAAGTTTTTTTATATCCAAAGGGGAACTGCCTGCTTTTTGCCGGAATCTTCTGCCGGTGCTGGAGGAGCACTGTCAGGTGAACAGGCAGAGCTTTCAGGAAAAAATGTACCTGCCGCCAGAGCCGGAATATGAAATCTACCTGGATGCGCCGGACAGGCAGACCGTAATATGTGAGATGTATGTGCTGTATGATGAGTTAAAATATAATATTCTGGATAAACCACGTGTGATAGAGAACCGGGACGAGCTGGCGGAACTGAAGCAGAAAGAACAGGTGCGTCTCTGGTTTCAGAATACGGACGTCCATAAAAAGCAGATGATTCTGTCCGGAGACGATGAAAAACTGTATGCACTCCTGACCGAGGGCCTGGAGGAACTGGCCCGGTTGGGGACAGTCTATGTCAGCGACGGGCTGAAATCCATTCAGGTAAATCCGGCTCCGGCAGTCTCTGTGGGCGTGTCCCTGAAAGGTGAACTGCTGGAACTGACGCTGAACAGTGAAGAAATGCCCCTGTCCGAACTGCTGGAAATCCTCTCTTCCTACCAGAAAAAGCGCAGATTTGTCCGGCTGAAAAGCGGAGATTTTCTGAGTATGGAAGACGATGGGCTGGCCGTGCTGTCCAATATACAGAAAGGTCTTTCTGTTTCTGCCGGAGCCTGGGAACAGGGAAACATTTCGGTACCCAGATACAGGGCCCTTTATCTGGACGCAGAGCTGAAGGACAGGAATGGTTTTCATGCGGTTAAAAACAGAGATTTTAAGGCACTGGTACGAAATATGAAAACAGTGGAGGACAATGATTTTGAAGTTCCCCACTCTCTGGAAAAAGTGCTGCGGGAATATCAGAAACAGGGGTTTCTGTGGCTGAAGACCTTAAAGGCCAACGGGTTTGGCGGAATCCTGGCAGACGATATGGGCCTTGGAAAAACTCTGCAGGTGATTGCATTTCTGCTGTCAGAACAACAGGAAATGGAGGAAACGGAAAAAGAGCGGCAGGAACCGGGGTTATCCCGAAATTTTGCCCTGATTGTCTGTCCGGCCTCTCTTGTGTACAACTGGAAAAATGAAATCCAAAAGTTTGCACCGGAGCTTCATGCAGTGGCTCTGACCGGAACAGCAAAAGAACGGGCACATCTCCTTGCGGCAGCCAAAGAGAAAGATATTCTGATTACCTCCTACGATTTGCTCCGGCGGGATGTGGAGCTGTATGAGAATCACCGGTTCGGCTATGAAATTCTGGATGAAGCCCAGTATATCAAAAATCACAACACCAAAGCGGCCAGAGGGGTAAAGGGAATCCGGGCGGGATTTAAGGCGGCCCTCACCGGAACGCCTGTGGAAAACAGGCTCAGCGAACTGTGGAGTATTTTTGATTATCTGATGCCGGGATTTCTCTACAGTTACAGCCGGTTCCGGGAAGAAATTGAAATTCCCCTGGTATCGAATCAGGAAGAAGAAGCGGCAGAACGTCTGCGCAGCATGATTCGTCCTTTCGTGCTGCGGCGTCTGAAAAAAGATGTGTTGAAAGACCTGCCGGCCAAAATGGAGGAGGCAGTATTTGCCCGGATGGAAGGGGAACAGGACAGACTGTACGCCGCCCACGTACAGCGTATGAAACTGATGCTGGACAGCCAGACCGAGGAAGAATTTTCCGCACAGAAAATCCGGATTCTGGCAGAACTTACAAGGCTGCGTCAGCTCTGCTGCGACCCGTCTCTGATTTACGAGAATTATCATGGAGAATCGGCCAAGCTGATGATGTGTATGGATTTGATTAAAAATGCCATGGACGGCGGTCATCGTATCCTGATTTTTTCTCAGTTTACCTCCATGCTGGCCAGAATACAGGAGCAACTGAAGAAAGAGGGGATTTCTTACCTGAGCCTGACCGGGGCCACCGGCAAAGAACGTCGGGCAGAACTGGTGGAGCGGTTTCAGGAAGGAAACATACCGGTATTCTGTATTTCTCTGAAGGCCGGAGGAACCGGGCTGAATCTGACTGCGGCGGATATTGTCATTCATTATGACCCCTGGTGGAATGTGGCAGTTCAGAATCAGGCCACGGACCGCGCCCACCGGATTGGGCAGAAAAATCCTGTCACGGTGTATAAGCTGATTGTCCAGGGAACCATTGAAGAAAATATTTTAAAGTTGCAGGAAAAAAAGAATGAGCTGGCGGAACAGCTTCTGGGACAGGAAGGATTTGAAGGCGTGAAATTTACCAGAGAGGAAATGATGAAGTTGCTGGAAAGCGCAGTCTGACGGAATACAGACGGAAGAAATATTGAGGCTGCCGGACAGGATACAGATGAGGAGAGATACCATGGAATTACTGTATGGAACATCCAATGAGGGAAAGTTGCTGCTTATGAGGCGGATTCTGCAGCCTCTGAATCTTACCATAAAAGGATTACAGGACAGAAAAGAGACTGTTCCGGAGCCGGAGGAGACAGGGAAGACGCTGCTGGAAAATGCCCGAATCAAAGCGGAGGCATATTATGAAGCAATCCGGGTTCCGGTGTTTTCCTGTGATACCGGGCTTTATTTTGACGGTCTTCCGGAAGAACTGCAGCCGGGGCTCTGTGTGAGAAGGATTCAGGGCCACGCAGCTACGGATAAGGAGCTGACGGATTACTTCAGCAGTCTGGCAGGGCGGTTCGGCGGCCTGAAAGGCCAGTACCGCAGCGCAGTCTGCTTTTATCTTGGCAGACAGGAGATTTATGAGAGTGAAGACAGCAGTTTGTGGGGCCTGCCTTTTCACATTACCCACAGGCCTCATCCCCGGACTCAGGAAGGATTTCCCATTGACCGATTATCCGTTCAGATTTCCAGCGGAAATTATTATTATGACCTGCCGGGTAATGCCCAGGATGAACTTGCCGCGTCAGCGGAAGGGGTCAGGGAATTTTTCCGGCGCATTCCTGGAATGAACGGATAACCAATTTCACTGGCTCAGCGTCACCACGAAAACAGCTCCGCCTCCTGCGGCATCCTCCACCCGGATGCTGCCTTTGTGTATATGAATAATTTCTTTTGCAATGCAGAGGCCCAGTCCGAAATGGGCCTTGTCTTTATGGGATTTATCACAGCGGTAGAAACGGTCGAATACCGCTTCTTTTTCCGTATCCGGAATGCCGGGGCCGTTGTCTGCCACCCGGAAAATCAGTTTGCCGGAATATGTTTCCAGTGACAGGGCAATGGTTCCCTGAGGCGGAGTGTAGCTCAGGGCATTGTCCAGCAGAATGGAAAAAACCTGTTCCATGCGTTCTTTATCACAGCAGCAGGGCGGAATCAGTGCTTCCGGCAGGGTGATGTGCAGAGAAATGGATTTTTTCCGGGCCAGAGGTTCAAATTTTTCATAAACGGACAATAGCAGAGTATCCATTTCCACAGGGGCCTTATGAATGGAAAACCGGGAACTGTCAGCCCCGGAAAGTGTCAGCATATCATCAATCAGGCGGCTCATGCGTTTTCCTTCCAGACGGATAGTTTCCGAAAACCGTTCTCTGTCTCCGTCAGAAGCATGTTTCATGGCGGACAGGGAGGAGAGCATGACAGTCAGGGGTGAGCGCAGTTCATGGGAGGCGGAGGCGATAAATTCCGTCTGTTTCCGGTTGCTGATTATCAGGGGCTGCATCATGTGCCAGGTAAAGAACCAGAAAAACAGGGCCAGCAGCAGAATGCCCCCTGCGTCTGCGCACAGGAAAAGAATCTGGCGAAACCGGAGCGTCTGGTATAAGCCGGTGAGGGGATAGAGGACCGCAACATTCAGCACACCGCTGTTTTTGGGAATGATAAGAACAGCGGCATAGTAATTCTGACCGTTCCGGGTCAGTTCAAACTCCGCATGTGTGGAAAGGACGGAATCTGCGGAAACCGCTTCTTCCAGGACCATATGGTCCTCTCTGGCCATCTGTCTTGCCAGTGCAAACAAATCCTCATCAATAGAAAGGGGATTCAGATGTTCAAATATCAGTCCGGAGCCGTTGTCCCGGATATCTATTTCAAAATGCGTGTCTGCCGTGACCTGGGAGAGCCAGTCGTGGGAAAGAATGGTCTGGCTTTCCAGATGGTTTTTCAACATACTGATATTAATCTGAAAATCTGCAAAATGGCTGTTCCGGGACTCCGTTTCAGAAAAAGAAAGGCAGAACAGGGACATGACAACCAGAATCAGCCCGCAGATAAAGGTACAGAACATGGTAAGGCGCAGGTGCAGTTTTCTATACATGAGAGACCTCCAGCTGGTAACCGATACCCCGGACTGTTTTCAGGTGTATGGTGCTTTTGACACTTTTCAGCCTGCGGCGCAGAAAATAAATATAATTATCCAGATTTCCGTCTTCCACTTCCGCATCCGGACCCCAGACTCTGGCCAGGAGAGAGCCTCTTGGAATGGTCTGTCCCGGATTGCGCAGGAAAAATTCCAGCAAATCTCCTTCTCTGGCAGAAAGAGAGCAGGAAAGGCTGCCGCAGTACAGTTTTTTCTGTTTTGCATCGTAAGAAATATCTTCAAAATTCAGAGGCCTGCCGCCCTCCCATTTGGAGGGACGTCGTAAAATACATCGGATACGGGCCAGCAATTCTTCAAAATCAAAGGGTTTCACCAGATAATCGTCCGCCCCGCAGTCCAGCCCTGTAATTTTTTCATTCAGAGCCCCCAGAGCCGTAACAAAAATAACAGGGGTGGAAATATTTTTTTCGCGGGTAATTTTTAATACGGAAATTCCGTCCAGCACAGGAAGCATACGGTCTAAAAGAATCAGATCATGGGACTGCTGTTCGATAAAGTGCAGTCCTTCTTCCCCGTCATAACATACGTCTGTTTCAAAATGATTGTGCTCTAACTGGAAACGAAGAGTTTCCGCCAGAGATTTGTCGTCTTCTATAATCAGTATTCGCATAAGGCCAGCCTCCGTTGATTGTCTGCAGGCGTTCGTTTCTGGTATTGTTTACAGACAGTTTACCACATCTGTCTCTAATTTATCTCTAAAAAATTTAAAAGGATTTAGAGAAAGATTAGAGGTTGCTGTGTTATCCTTGTTTCCAGATTCCCAAACAGATTGACATAAAGGAGGAAAAAGATGAAGAAGTATCGCAGATTAAAACGGATGGCAGGATTCTTATTAACAGCCTTGCTGATTCTGGGGAGCCTTTCCGGATGCAGCAAAAAAGAAAACGGAGGAATTGGGCAGGAAGCAGCGGAAGGAAGCGGCACGGGAGACGGAAATGGGGGAGATACTGCCATGGGCCGCTTTCTGGAAGAAGAAGTGACGCTGCCCACGGAATTTTCCAATATTTATGATATGAAAAAACTGGAAGACGGAACCATCCGTTTCATCGGAAGTGACGGAAATGGCCTGAAAAATGCCTGGGATTCCAGAGACTTTGGCGCAACCTGGGAGAAGGCTTTCGACTTTCCGGAGGAATTACAGGATGAGGGAACGGGATATATCGACTATGCCGCCCTGTCTTCTGACGGACAGACTGCATGTGTTTTTAATGAGATTGTGGAAGGAAGCGGGATAAAGCCCGCCGTGTATCTTCTGGATAAAACAGGAAAGGGAGGCAGACTTTCCTTTGAATTACCGGAAATGAAAGAAGGCAATGGCTCTGCTCACACCTTTGTATACAGCGGCGATATCGAAAATCCGGAGAACGAAGACAGCCCTGAGAACGAAAACAGTCCGGAAAGCGAAGGCAGTCCGGAAAGCGAAAACAGCCCGGAAAGCGAAAGCAGTCCGGAGAACGAAGACAGTCCGGAAAGCGAAAGCAGTCCGGAGAACGAAGACAGTCCGGAAAGCGAAAGCAATCCGGAAAATGGAGAAACAGGCGGTATGAATATCGGAAACATGGCCCTGGATTTAAAGTTTCTGGGCAATGACCAGCTTCTGATTAAAGATATACAGGATAACATTTATCAGGTCAGCACAGCAGACGGAAGCGTGGCACAGACCTGGGAATTTGACGGAACCATGGAATCTCATCAGTGTTTTGTGGCCGGAAAAACCATGGTGATTCAGACCAGTACGGAAACCCTTCTTTACGACACGGAAACAGGAGAACAGAAACAGACGGAGGAAGCATTACAGAAGGTAATTTCCGAAAACGGAACATTTACGGTGATTGACACCACAGACAATGGGGAGAGCATTTACGGCCTGTCCAGGGGCGGGCTGTATCACTATAAATTCGGCGGCAGCGTACTGGAGCAGTTAATTGACGGAACCATGAATTCCCTGGGCGGGCCATCTTTTTATGCAGGTGCTCTGACCATGCTGGATGAGCAGAATCTGCTGGTGGCAGCCAATGACACCAGTTCCGGTTCATCGGGAGGTATGGTAATGCTGAAATACACCTGGTCCCCGGATACGCCCGCAAAGCCTGATAAAGAGCTGAAAGTATATTCTCTTTATAACAATAAGGAGCTGCGCCAGGCAATCAGCAGTTTTCAGAAAGACCATACGGACGTTTACATTAATTACGAAGCGGCAATGTCGGGGAACAGCGGTATGACCACCTCTGACGCACTGAAAACACTGACTACGGAGATTATGGCGGGCAAAGGCCCGGATGTACTGGTACTGGACGGAATGCCCGTGGAAACTTATATCGAAAAGGGAATACTGAAAGATATTTCTTCCGTGGTTACGGAGGGAAATTATTTTGAAAGTATTCTGAAAGCATATGAGGATGAGCAGGGACAGAACTGTGCCCTTCCGGCCCGGTTTCAAATACCGGTGCTTCAGGCGTCCGGCGCATATTTTACAGAGGATTTTGACGAACTGACCGGCCAGGCAGGCTGCCTTTCCAATCAGCAGCCGGATGAGATTATCCGGAAATTCTGGTATACCTGCGGAGCAGCCTGGAGAAAAGACGATAAAACGCTGGACGAAGGAAAAATTACGGAATTTCTGACGAAACTGAAAAATGCTTATGGAGAATATGACAGCAGCCTGGACGACATACAAATGGATGTGGCCATGATGGAAGAAGGAACAGACACAGAGATGATGGACCATGACAGTATCAGCCAGGGAGTCTTTGACGTGGCTTTTGGAGATATCAAAGTGAATGTGGGCCTGCTGGGCGGCTATGATATGGATTTTATTCTGGCGGCCAATAAAAAACTGGGGGACGGAGACTACGGACGTATGCCGGGACAGGCGGAACATGTCTTTGTTCCCGCTATGATTATGGGAATCAGCAGCAAGAGTACTCAGCAGGAGACAGCAGAACAGTTCGTGAAGTTCCTGTTTACCCCTCAGGCACAGAAATTTTCTCAGGGCGGCGGATTTGCAGTGGAAAAAGACGCCTTCCGCACCACCAACGACGGGCACGAGTATGAAGGGAAAGATGGACTGGTGGGCGTCGGCGGAGCCGATATGGATAAAAGACTGGACTATGAACTGCGGCCCAGAACCGAAGAAGAGATGAAGAAATTTACAGAGCTGGCGGAATCTCTTGCCACTCCTTCCCTGCAGGATGAAGTGATTCGGGATGCAGTGGTGGAAGAGGGGACAAAAGTGTTGAAAGGGGAACTGAGCCCTGAAGAAGCCACCGGCGCCATAATGCAGAAAGTCAATATTTATCTGGCTGAATAGAAAGCGTGAGGACAGGAATGATACGCAGGAACAGAAGATACAAAAGCAACAGGGACAGAACCGGAACATACGTGAGAAAATGGCGGGGCCTGCTGTGGATTCTGCCTGGTTTTTCCGGGGTGCTTATCTTTTATCTTCTGCCATTCGGAGACGTGGTGCGCCGCTCTTTTCTGGGAGCGGTAGACAACCGTTTTGCAGGAATTGACAATTACCGTACCATACTGGAAAACGGGGCGTTTCTGCTGGCAGTGAAAAATACCCTGAAGTTTACAGTAATCTGTATTCCGGTTCTGATTCTCACAGCCCTGGTGTGCGCGGTGGTATTATACCGGAGCAGATACGGGGGAATTATCAAAAGCGCCTTTCTCATGCCCATGGCGCTGCCCGCCGTATCTGTGGCGGTGATGTGGCGGCTTCTGTTTCACAGTCAGGGTCTGGTAAATCAGTGGCTCAGCCACCTGGGCGTCATTGGAAAGGACTGGATGAATACGGAGCAGGCCTTCTGGGTACTGGTGCTCAGTTATATCTGGAAGAACCTTGGCTATGATATCGTGCTGTGGATGGCCGGACTGGCCGGAATTTCAGAAAATATTTATGAGGCGGCCAGGGTGGACGGAGCCGGGGACTGGCAGTGTTTCCGGAACATTACTCTGCCCAATCTGAAATCCTCCCTGTACACCATAACGGTGCTGTCCTTCCTGAATTCCTTTAAGGTATTCCGGGAGGCATACCTGGTGGCAGGGGATTATCCTCACGAA is from Lachnospiraceae bacterium JLR.KK002 and encodes:
- a CDS encoding type II toxin-antitoxin system RelE/ParE family toxin; protein product: MGQYQIKITELAEKDMEDIGDYIACELGNSSAAENTIRGIRTKINSLVNFPERNELDEDELLAELGVRKEYYRNYKIYYVTEKSIIYIVRILHTLVDSKSWLYRTFGIKII
- a CDS encoding SNF2 helicase associated domain-containing protein; the encoded protein is MIEKKLVKELCGKNVCYTRGQELLRLGSVKSIRCETKNDEGRELVGIQAKVQGSGINQYQVLASVDEEQSEITHITCTCPAFYSYEGICKHCAAVLLQYIQNRDSKNISAESSAGKGIMPGRSSSYGLSHLLNQYKERERLAYRQMEMNGTVELEPRLSVSYGQIYAEFRIGNKRKYVLKNIISFTDALRRGERASYGKELEFYHTPEAFTETGRALAEFLMLEVENQNRGRQIRNYYDKNANRFVPLHSGNMDRFFQAVGTEPFAVELNYIQGENWQLSDEPYQPRLTVQGQPDGALLEAEEVFYTYGSDYAYLWKDGVIYRDSMEHVRDIRPFWEYMSSYKYESFFISKGELPAFCRNLLPVLEEHCQVNRQSFQEKMYLPPEPEYEIYLDAPDRQTVICEMYVLYDELKYNILDKPRVIENRDELAELKQKEQVRLWFQNTDVHKKQMILSGDDEKLYALLTEGLEELARLGTVYVSDGLKSIQVNPAPAVSVGVSLKGELLELTLNSEEMPLSELLEILSSYQKKRRFVRLKSGDFLSMEDDGLAVLSNIQKGLSVSAGAWEQGNISVPRYRALYLDAELKDRNGFHAVKNRDFKALVRNMKTVEDNDFEVPHSLEKVLREYQKQGFLWLKTLKANGFGGILADDMGLGKTLQVIAFLLSEQQEMEETEKERQEPGLSRNFALIVCPASLVYNWKNEIQKFAPELHAVALTGTAKERAHLLAAAKEKDILITSYDLLRRDVELYENHRFGYEILDEAQYIKNHNTKAARGVKGIRAGFKAALTGTPVENRLSELWSIFDYLMPGFLYSYSRFREEIEIPLVSNQEEEAAERLRSMIRPFVLRRLKKDVLKDLPAKMEEAVFARMEGEQDRLYAAHVQRMKLMLDSQTEEEFSAQKIRILAELTRLRQLCCDPSLIYENYHGESAKLMMCMDLIKNAMDGGHRILIFSQFTSMLARIQEQLKKEGISYLSLTGATGKERRAELVERFQEGNIPVFCISLKAGGTGLNLTAADIVIHYDPWWNVAVQNQATDRAHRIGQKNPVTVYKLIVQGTIEENILKLQEKKNELAEQLLGQEGFEGVKFTREEMMKLLESAV
- a CDS encoding sugar ABC transporter permease, which codes for MIRRNRRYKSNRDRTGTYVRKWRGLLWILPGFSGVLIFYLLPFGDVVRRSFLGAVDNRFAGIDNYRTILENGAFLLAVKNTLKFTVICIPVLILTALVCAVVLYRSRYGGIIKSAFLMPMALPAVSVAVMWRLLFHSQGLVNQWLSHLGVIGKDWMNTEQAFWVLVLSYIWKNLGYDIVLWMAGLAGISENIYEAARVDGAGDWQCFRNITLPNLKSSLYTITVLSFLNSFKVFREAYLVAGDYPHESIYMMQHLFNNWFRTFSFDKMAAAAVLESIVLLGLILLLQKAWDSKEKY
- a CDS encoding ABC transporter substrate-binding protein gives rise to the protein MKKYRRLKRMAGFLLTALLILGSLSGCSKKENGGIGQEAAEGSGTGDGNGGDTAMGRFLEEEVTLPTEFSNIYDMKKLEDGTIRFIGSDGNGLKNAWDSRDFGATWEKAFDFPEELQDEGTGYIDYAALSSDGQTACVFNEIVEGSGIKPAVYLLDKTGKGGRLSFELPEMKEGNGSAHTFVYSGDIENPENEDSPENENSPESEGSPESENSPESESSPENEDSPESESSPENEDSPESESNPENGETGGMNIGNMALDLKFLGNDQLLIKDIQDNIYQVSTADGSVAQTWEFDGTMESHQCFVAGKTMVIQTSTETLLYDTETGEQKQTEEALQKVISENGTFTVIDTTDNGESIYGLSRGGLYHYKFGGSVLEQLIDGTMNSLGGPSFYAGALTMLDEQNLLVAANDTSSGSSGGMVMLKYTWSPDTPAKPDKELKVYSLYNNKELRQAISSFQKDHTDVYINYEAAMSGNSGMTTSDALKTLTTEIMAGKGPDVLVLDGMPVETYIEKGILKDISSVVTEGNYFESILKAYEDEQGQNCALPARFQIPVLQASGAYFTEDFDELTGQAGCLSNQQPDEIIRKFWYTCGAAWRKDDKTLDEGKITEFLTKLKNAYGEYDSSLDDIQMDVAMMEEGTDTEMMDHDSISQGVFDVAFGDIKVNVGLLGGYDMDFILAANKKLGDGDYGRMPGQAEHVFVPAMIMGISSKSTQQETAEQFVKFLFTPQAQKFSQGGGFAVEKDAFRTTNDGHEYEGKDGLVGVGGADMDKRLDYELRPRTEEEMKKFTELAESLATPSLQDEVIRDAVVEEGTKVLKGELSPEEATGAIMQKVNIYLAE
- a CDS encoding HAMP domain-containing sensor histidine kinase is translated as MYRKLHLRLTMFCTFICGLILVVMSLFCLSFSETESRNSHFADFQINISMLKNHLESQTILSHDWLSQVTADTHFEIDIRDNGSGLIFEHLNPLSIDEDLFALARQMAREDHMVLEEAVSADSVLSTHAEFELTRNGQNYYAAVLIIPKNSGVLNVAVLYPLTGLYQTLRFRQILFLCADAGGILLLALFFWFFTWHMMQPLIISNRKQTEFIASASHELRSPLTVMLSSLSAMKHASDGDRERFSETIRLEGKRMSRLIDDMLTLSGADSSRFSIHKAPVEMDTLLLSVYEKFEPLARKKSISLHITLPEALIPPCCCDKERMEQVFSILLDNALSYTPPQGTIALSLETYSGKLIFRVADNGPGIPDTEKEAVFDRFYRCDKSHKDKAHFGLGLCIAKEIIHIHKGSIRVEDAAGGGAVFVVTLSQ
- a CDS encoding response regulator transcription factor, with the translated sequence MRILIIEDDKSLAETLRFQLEHNHFETDVCYDGEEGLHFIEQQSHDLILLDRMLPVLDGISVLKITREKNISTPVIFVTALGALNEKITGLDCGADDYLVKPFDFEELLARIRCILRRPSKWEGGRPLNFEDISYDAKQKKLYCGSLSCSLSAREGDLLEFFLRNPGQTIPRGSLLARVWGPDAEVEDGNLDNYIYFLRRRLKSVKSTIHLKTVRGIGYQLEVSHV
- a CDS encoding non-canonical purine NTP pyrophosphatase, giving the protein MELLYGTSNEGKLLLMRRILQPLNLTIKGLQDRKETVPEPEETGKTLLENARIKAEAYYEAIRVPVFSCDTGLYFDGLPEELQPGLCVRRIQGHAATDKELTDYFSSLAGRFGGLKGQYRSAVCFYLGRQEIYESEDSSLWGLPFHITHRPHPRTQEGFPIDRLSVQISSGNYYYDLPGNAQDELAASAEGVREFFRRIPGMNG